A stretch of Janibacter endophyticus DNA encodes these proteins:
- a CDS encoding ABC transporter permease, producing MTSLTPGLMLWRTVVARNVIAFRRQWAIFLSGFLEPVFYLFSLGIGVGALVPLVTTDSGRQVEYAVFVAPALLASSAMNGAIMDSTFNVFFKLRYARLYDAMLATPVGPRDIAVGEVVWSLIRGGLYALAFFVVAAVVGVVDLTNPWAWLCVPAAVFIGLAFSGVGMFATTFMRSWVDFDWIFFFVQPMFVLSATFFPLSVYPGWAQPIVQVSPLYHGVALERALMLGEVGWGTLGHVGYLVALGALGIWGTSRRLEAMLRS from the coding sequence ATGACCTCGCTGACCCCTGGCCTGATGCTCTGGCGGACGGTCGTCGCACGCAACGTCATCGCCTTCCGCCGGCAGTGGGCGATCTTCCTCAGCGGCTTCCTCGAGCCGGTCTTCTACCTCTTCTCGCTCGGGATCGGGGTCGGGGCGCTCGTGCCGCTGGTGACGACGGACTCCGGGCGCCAGGTGGAGTACGCGGTCTTCGTCGCGCCGGCGCTGCTCGCCAGCTCGGCGATGAACGGCGCGATCATGGACAGCACCTTCAACGTCTTCTTCAAGCTGAGGTACGCCCGGCTCTACGACGCGATGCTCGCGACTCCGGTCGGGCCGCGCGACATCGCGGTCGGCGAGGTCGTCTGGTCGCTCATCCGGGGCGGCCTGTACGCGCTCGCCTTCTTCGTCGTCGCGGCCGTCGTGGGGGTCGTCGACCTGACGAACCCGTGGGCCTGGCTCTGCGTGCCGGCGGCGGTCTTCATCGGGCTCGCCTTCTCCGGCGTCGGGATGTTCGCGACGACCTTCATGCGCAGCTGGGTCGACTTCGACTGGATCTTCTTCTTCGTCCAGCCGATGTTCGTGCTCTCGGCGACGTTCTTCCCGCTCTCGGTCTACCCCGGGTGGGCGCAGCCGATCGTCCAGGTCAGCCCGCTGTACCACGGCGTCGCGCTGGAGCGCGCGCTCATGCTCGGCGAGGTGGGCTGGGGGACGCTCGGCCACGTCGGGTACCTCGTCGCCCTCGGGGCGCTCGGCATCTGGGGCACCTCACGACGACTCGAGGCGATGCTGCGCTCCTGA
- a CDS encoding circularly permuted type 2 ATP-grasp protein: MFDAGWEEPRAPYKPIHHTLRSMEPESLKERADALARMFLDQGVTFDHAGEERPFPLDAVPRVIDAESWQTVERGVAQRVLALESFLDDIYSREGAMPRAVEDGIIPWRLIATSSHFHRAVAGLRPANGVRAHVSGIDLIRDEQGDFRVLEDNVRVPSGVSYVIANRRAMANVFPEAFATMRIRPVHDYPRLLLSALRAAAPEGRPDPTVVVLTPGVYNSAYFEHTLLARMMGVELVEGRDLVVRGGEVRMRTTRGEERVDVIYRRIDDDFLDPVHFRRDSMLGVTGLISAVRAGRVTLANAIGNGVADDKLVYSYVPDLIRYYLDEEPILQGVDTFRCNEPEALQEVLSRLDEMVVKPVDGSGGKGLVIGPKATAAELDELRANLERDPRGWIAQPVVQLSTVPTLIDGQLRPRHVDLRPFAVNDGDRVTVLPGGLTRVALPEGQLVVNSSQGGGSKDTWVLAGRYAKVPTSGEEVILLGTNRPMPGDETAPPSELLESETGPGDTSPPQAVPNHEDMTGEEG; encoded by the coding sequence ATGTTCGACGCGGGCTGGGAGGAGCCCCGCGCCCCGTACAAGCCGATCCACCACACCCTGCGCTCGATGGAGCCGGAGAGCCTCAAGGAGCGCGCCGACGCGCTCGCCCGGATGTTCCTCGACCAGGGTGTGACCTTCGACCACGCCGGGGAGGAGCGCCCCTTCCCGCTCGACGCCGTGCCGCGCGTCATCGACGCGGAGAGCTGGCAGACCGTCGAGCGCGGCGTCGCCCAGCGGGTGCTCGCCCTCGAGTCCTTCCTCGACGACATCTACTCACGCGAAGGAGCTATGCCACGGGCCGTCGAGGACGGCATCATCCCGTGGCGGCTCATCGCGACCTCGAGCCACTTCCACCGCGCCGTGGCCGGTCTGCGCCCCGCCAACGGCGTCCGGGCCCATGTCTCGGGCATCGACCTCATCCGCGACGAGCAGGGCGACTTCCGCGTCCTCGAGGACAACGTCCGGGTGCCGTCCGGCGTCTCCTACGTCATCGCAAACCGGCGGGCCATGGCCAACGTCTTCCCCGAGGCCTTCGCGACGATGCGGATCCGCCCGGTCCACGACTACCCCCGGCTGCTCCTCAGCGCCCTGCGTGCCGCTGCGCCGGAGGGTCGGCCCGACCCGACCGTCGTCGTGCTCACCCCGGGCGTCTACAACAGCGCCTACTTCGAGCACACCCTGCTCGCCCGGATGATGGGCGTCGAGCTCGTCGAGGGACGCGACCTCGTCGTCCGCGGCGGCGAGGTCCGGATGCGCACCACGAGGGGCGAGGAGCGGGTCGACGTCATCTACCGACGCATCGACGACGACTTCCTCGACCCGGTCCACTTCCGGCGGGACTCGATGCTCGGCGTCACCGGGCTCATCTCGGCCGTGCGCGCGGGGCGGGTCACCCTGGCCAACGCCATCGGCAACGGCGTGGCCGACGACAAGCTCGTCTACTCCTACGTGCCCGACCTCATCCGGTACTACCTCGACGAGGAGCCGATCCTCCAGGGCGTCGACACCTTCCGCTGCAACGAGCCCGAGGCGCTCCAGGAGGTGCTCAGCCGGCTCGACGAGATGGTCGTCAAGCCGGTCGACGGCTCCGGCGGCAAGGGCCTGGTCATCGGGCCGAAGGCCACCGCCGCCGAGCTCGACGAGCTCCGCGCGAACCTCGAGCGCGACCCCCGCGGCTGGATCGCCCAGCCCGTCGTCCAGCTCTCGACCGTCCCGACCCTCATCGACGGCCAGCTCCGGCCACGGCACGTCGACCTGCGCCCCTTCGCCGTCAACGACGGTGACCGGGTCACCGTGCTCCCCGGTGGGCTGACCCGCGTCGCGCTGCCCGAGGGGCAGCTCGTCGTCAACTCCAGCCAGGGCGGCGGCTCGAAGGACACCTGGGTGCTCGCCGGCCGCTACGCCAAGGTCCCGACGAGTGGCGAGGAGGTCATCCTCCTGGGCACCAACCGGCCGATGCCGGGCGACGAGACGGCCCCGCCGAGCGAGCTGCTCGAGTCCGAGACCGGGCCGGGGGACACCTCGCCACCCCAGGCGGTCCCGAACCATGAGGACATGACGGGGGAGGAGGGCTGA
- a CDS encoding ABC transporter permease has protein sequence MPAEGVRPAMTRMQRVGGVAGYFLRVWRRTWLGSVMSRLLSPLLFVLAFGVALGSLVDESSGGVDGVPYLLFVAPAMVAVQGMLDATNESLWPVYGLFTWNRMYHSMLATPLTVGDLLLGHLSVIALQGAIGAGAFVLVASTFEAFTSPWAALCVPVGVLTGLAFATTLFGIAARASGDGVFNLVFRIVITPLMLFSGVFFPVSSLPLPLEALAWVTPLWHGVELSRDAAAGTADPMSAVHLVVLLAFVVGGFLFARRGFTRRLVV, from the coding sequence ATGCCCGCCGAAGGGGTCCGCCCGGCGATGACCCGGATGCAGCGGGTGGGCGGGGTGGCCGGGTACTTCCTGCGCGTCTGGCGGCGGACCTGGCTCGGGTCGGTGATGAGCCGGCTGCTCAGCCCGCTGCTCTTCGTCCTGGCCTTCGGCGTGGCGCTCGGCTCGCTCGTCGACGAGAGCTCCGGTGGGGTCGACGGCGTGCCGTACCTGCTCTTCGTGGCGCCGGCGATGGTGGCCGTGCAGGGAATGCTCGACGCGACGAACGAGTCCCTCTGGCCGGTGTACGGGCTCTTCACGTGGAACCGGATGTACCACTCGATGCTCGCCACCCCCCTCACCGTCGGAGACCTTCTCCTCGGGCACCTCAGCGTCATCGCGCTGCAGGGCGCGATCGGGGCCGGCGCCTTCGTGCTCGTCGCGAGCACCTTCGAGGCGTTCACCTCGCCGTGGGCGGCGCTGTGCGTCCCGGTCGGCGTGCTCACCGGGCTCGCCTTCGCGACGACGCTCTTCGGGATCGCGGCGCGGGCGTCCGGTGACGGGGTCTTCAACCTCGTCTTCCGGATCGTCATCACCCCGCTCATGCTCTTCTCCGGGGTCTTCTTCCCGGTCTCCTCGCTGCCGCTCCCGCTCGAGGCGCTCGCCTGGGTCACCCCGCTGTGGCACGGCGTCGAGCTCTCGCGGGACGCGGCGGCCGGGACGGCCGACCCGATGTCGGCGGTCCACCTTGTCGTGCTCCTCGCCTTCGTCGTCGGCGGGTTCCTCTTCGCCCGAAGGGGGTTCACCCGGAGGTTGGTCGTATGA
- a CDS encoding Rv0909 family putative TA system antitoxin, translated as MGIFDSAKDKAAELNEQHGDKIEEHSDAGLDKAGEFAEGKGVGAEHVEKGRTAADGRIGSE; from the coding sequence ATGGGCATCTTCGACAGCGCCAAGGACAAGGCCGCCGAGCTCAACGAGCAGCACGGCGACAAGATCGAGGAGCACTCGGACGCGGGCCTGGACAAGGCCGGCGAGTTCGCCGAGGGCAAGGGCGTCGGCGCCGAGCACGTCGAGAAGGGTCGCACGGCCGCGGACGGCCGCATCGGCAGCGAGTGA
- the miaB gene encoding tRNA (N6-isopentenyl adenosine(37)-C2)-methylthiotransferase MiaB, whose amino-acid sequence MTAAPKTYDVRTHGCQMNVHDSERLAGLLETAGYVDLASLPDEGRPETADVVVFNTCAVRENADNKLYGNLGQLRPKKLRNPDLQIAVGGCMAQKDRDTIVQRAPWVDVVFGTHNIGSLPALLDRARHNKEAQVEILESLETFPSTLPTRRDSAYSGWTSISVGCNNTCTFCIVPALRGKEKDRRPGEILAEVEALVAQGVLEVTLLGQNVNSYGVEFGDRLAFGKLLRACGEIEGLERVRFTSPHPAAFTDDVIDAMAETPNVMPSLHMPLQSGSDQVLRAMRRSYRSERFLKIIESVRDRIPEAAVTTDIIVGFPGETAADFEETLRVVRASRFSSAFTFQYSIRPGTPAATMDDQVPTEVVQERFERLVALQDEISWAENRTQEGRTLEVLVATGEGRKDGETKRLSGRAQDNRLVHFAVPEGAEEPRPGDMVRVDVTYGAPHHLIADGALAGGTYSVRRTKGGDAWAAAQDQPAGKPAVSLGMPRIGVPAAAPAATAPACGL is encoded by the coding sequence ATGACTGCTGCCCCCAAGACCTACGACGTGCGCACCCACGGGTGCCAGATGAACGTCCACGACTCCGAGCGCCTCGCCGGTCTCCTCGAGACGGCGGGCTACGTCGACCTCGCGTCCCTGCCGGACGAGGGGCGCCCCGAGACGGCCGACGTCGTCGTCTTCAACACCTGCGCGGTGCGGGAGAACGCCGACAACAAGCTGTACGGCAACCTCGGTCAGCTGCGCCCGAAGAAGCTGCGCAACCCCGACCTGCAGATCGCGGTCGGCGGCTGCATGGCGCAGAAGGACCGCGACACCATCGTCCAGCGCGCCCCCTGGGTCGACGTCGTCTTCGGCACGCACAACATCGGCTCGCTCCCGGCGCTGCTCGACCGCGCGCGCCACAACAAGGAGGCGCAGGTCGAGATCCTCGAGTCGCTCGAGACCTTCCCCTCGACCCTCCCGACGCGCCGCGACTCCGCGTACAGCGGCTGGACCTCGATCTCGGTCGGCTGCAACAACACGTGCACCTTCTGCATCGTCCCGGCGCTGCGCGGCAAGGAGAAGGACCGCCGACCCGGTGAGATCCTCGCGGAGGTCGAGGCGCTCGTCGCCCAGGGCGTCCTCGAGGTCACCCTGCTCGGGCAGAACGTCAACTCCTACGGCGTCGAGTTCGGCGACCGGCTCGCCTTCGGCAAGCTGCTCCGCGCCTGCGGCGAGATCGAGGGGCTGGAGCGAGTCCGCTTCACCAGCCCGCACCCGGCCGCCTTCACCGACGACGTCATCGACGCGATGGCCGAGACGCCGAACGTCATGCCGAGCCTGCACATGCCGCTGCAGTCGGGCTCGGACCAGGTGCTCCGCGCGATGCGCCGCTCCTACCGCAGCGAGCGCTTCCTGAAGATCATCGAGTCAGTCCGTGACCGCATCCCCGAGGCCGCGGTCACGACGGACATCATCGTCGGCTTCCCCGGGGAGACCGCCGCCGACTTCGAGGAGACGCTGCGCGTCGTGCGCGCGTCGCGCTTCAGCAGCGCCTTCACCTTCCAGTACTCGATCCGCCCCGGCACGCCGGCCGCGACGATGGACGACCAGGTGCCCACGGAGGTCGTCCAGGAGCGCTTCGAGCGTCTCGTCGCCCTGCAGGACGAGATCTCGTGGGCGGAGAACCGCACCCAGGAGGGGCGCACCCTCGAGGTGCTCGTCGCCACCGGCGAGGGTCGCAAGGACGGCGAGACCAAGCGCCTCTCGGGTCGCGCGCAGGACAACCGGCTCGTCCACTTCGCCGTGCCCGAGGGCGCCGAGGAGCCGCGCCCCGGCGACATGGTCAGGGTCGACGTCACCTACGGCGCCCCGCACCACCTCATCGCCGACGGAGCGCTCGCCGGGGGGACGTACTCGGTGCGCCGGACGAAGGGGGGCGACGCGTGGGCGGCGGCCCAGGACCAGCCGGCCGGCAAGCCGGCCGTCTCCCTCGGCATGCCGCGGATCGGCGTGCCCGCCGCTGCCCCGGCCGCCACGGCCCCCGCCTGCGGCCTCTGA
- a CDS encoding LamB/YcsF family protein — MVTIDLNADLGEGFGRWALTDDDGLLDVVTSANVACGFHAGDARTMQRVVARCAERGVVIGAQVSYHDLGGFGRRFIDVDPAELTAEIVYQVGALRAFTEAVGARVAYVKPHGALYNAVVHHETQAAALVEAMRLLGGELVALGLPGSAWLRRAEEGGIRSAAEGFADRAYTAAGTLLPRGEAGAVLAGPRIVAQTRQLATGSVTATDGSVVASRVSSICVHGDSPSAVDDARAVRDALAEAGVRVAPFA, encoded by the coding sequence GTGGTGACGATCGACCTCAACGCAGACCTCGGCGAGGGTTTCGGCCGCTGGGCCCTGACCGACGACGACGGGCTGCTCGACGTCGTGACGAGCGCCAACGTCGCCTGCGGCTTCCACGCCGGGGATGCCCGGACGATGCAGCGGGTCGTCGCCCGGTGCGCGGAGCGCGGTGTCGTCATCGGCGCCCAGGTCTCTTACCACGACCTCGGCGGCTTCGGTCGTCGCTTCATCGACGTCGACCCGGCCGAGCTGACCGCGGAGATCGTCTACCAGGTCGGGGCTCTGCGGGCCTTCACCGAGGCGGTCGGCGCCCGCGTCGCCTACGTCAAGCCGCACGGGGCGCTGTACAACGCGGTGGTCCACCACGAAACCCAGGCAGCAGCCCTCGTCGAGGCCATGCGCCTGCTGGGGGGCGAGCTCGTCGCGCTCGGGCTGCCCGGCTCGGCCTGGCTGCGGCGCGCCGAGGAGGGCGGGATCCGCTCCGCTGCCGAGGGTTTCGCCGACCGGGCATACACGGCTGCGGGCACGCTGCTCCCCCGCGGCGAGGCCGGGGCGGTCCTCGCCGGCCCGCGGATCGTCGCGCAGACCCGCCAGCTGGCGACCGGCTCGGTGACCGCCACCGACGGCAGCGTCGTGGCCTCACGGGTCTCCTCCATCTGCGTGCACGGCGACTCCCCCAGTGCTGTCGACGACGCCCGCGCCGTGCGGGACGCCCTGGCCGAGGCCGGGGTGCGGGTCGCCCCCTTCGCCTGA
- a CDS encoding alpha-E domain-containing protein, translated as MLSRIADSLFWIGRYIERADGTARMVDVLRLSLVEDPGQDENYTSWMLLGGIMGLEDVSPDVTYDDVASRLVFDAGNPSAISGSWLAARENARRARETLSTELWEVINTSWHRWNGLGAQTATQQHLSWVTERAALVAGIADSTMSHDEAWDFLSLGRSLERADMTARIVATGAIEGGPNWGVVLASCGAQQAMLRTMRGVITDRTAAAFLTLDRRFPRSVLASLREAEDRLTALAPDTDRVGFSDEGRRILGQTRTQLEYADPDDVLDDLPAMMGVVQEAVTAASDAIGTRYFMSGPVQEWTGEIL; from the coding sequence ATGCTCAGCCGGATCGCGGACTCGCTCTTCTGGATCGGCCGCTACATCGAGCGGGCCGACGGCACCGCGCGCATGGTCGACGTCCTGCGGCTCTCGCTCGTCGAGGACCCGGGGCAGGACGAGAACTACACCTCGTGGATGCTGCTCGGCGGCATCATGGGGCTCGAGGACGTCAGCCCCGACGTCACCTACGACGACGTCGCCAGCCGGCTCGTCTTCGACGCGGGCAACCCGAGCGCGATCTCCGGCTCGTGGCTCGCCGCTCGCGAGAACGCCCGCCGGGCCCGCGAGACCCTCTCCACCGAGCTGTGGGAGGTCATCAACACCTCCTGGCACCGGTGGAACGGCCTCGGCGCGCAGACCGCGACCCAGCAGCACCTCAGCTGGGTCACCGAGCGCGCGGCGCTCGTCGCCGGCATCGCCGACTCGACGATGAGCCACGACGAGGCATGGGACTTCCTCAGCCTGGGACGCTCGCTCGAGCGGGCCGACATGACGGCCCGCATCGTCGCGACGGGTGCCATCGAGGGCGGCCCCAACTGGGGTGTCGTGCTCGCGAGCTGCGGTGCCCAGCAGGCGATGCTGCGCACGATGCGTGGGGTCATCACCGACCGGACCGCGGCCGCCTTCCTCACGCTCGACCGGCGCTTCCCGCGCTCGGTGCTCGCGTCGTTGCGCGAGGCGGAGGACCGGCTCACCGCGCTCGCCCCGGACACCGACCGCGTCGGCTTCTCCGACGAGGGCCGCCGGATCCTCGGGCAGACCCGGACGCAGCTCGAGTACGCAGATCCCGACGACGTCCTCGACGACCTGCCCGCGATGATGGGCGTGGTCCAGGAGGCCGTCACCGCGGCATCGGACGCGATCGGCACCCGCTACTTCATGTCGGGCCCGGTCCAGGAGTGGACGGGGGAGATCCTGTGA
- a CDS encoding transglutaminase family protein yields the protein MSARRHRITHKTVMRYDGDVVASHNELRMTPLSEPGQTTLEARIRVRPHSWSNVYTDHWGTSVMAVESQGAHDTLEIEATSTVERSETVAEAAGTGWDALANEQTIDALSELITQTPRTTTSEELTAIAQAAREKPTPRAAAQAISTQVHKRMTYAKGVTEVSDTAVDAWSKGQGVCQDFAHITLAALRCIGIPARYVSGYVARETDLQRGESCPGDSHAWIEIWDGAWLPYDPTNLTPVGLDHVVVGRGRDYDDVAPFRGMYAGPEVSELDVEITFTRVS from the coding sequence GTGAGCGCGCGACGCCACCGCATCACGCACAAGACGGTCATGCGCTACGACGGCGACGTCGTCGCCTCGCACAACGAGCTGCGCATGACGCCGCTCAGCGAGCCCGGTCAGACGACGCTCGAGGCGCGCATCCGGGTCCGGCCGCACTCCTGGAGCAACGTCTACACCGACCACTGGGGCACCTCGGTCATGGCCGTGGAGTCCCAGGGGGCGCACGACACCCTCGAGATCGAGGCGACCTCGACCGTGGAGCGCTCCGAGACCGTCGCCGAGGCGGCGGGCACCGGGTGGGACGCGCTGGCCAACGAGCAGACGATCGACGCGCTGAGCGAGCTCATCACCCAGACGCCGCGCACCACGACGTCGGAGGAGCTCACCGCCATCGCGCAGGCCGCCCGGGAGAAGCCGACGCCGCGCGCGGCGGCCCAGGCGATCTCGACGCAGGTCCACAAGCGGATGACGTACGCCAAGGGCGTCACCGAGGTCTCCGACACGGCCGTCGACGCGTGGTCGAAGGGGCAGGGGGTCTGCCAGGACTTCGCGCACATCACGCTCGCCGCCCTGCGGTGCATCGGCATCCCGGCGCGCTACGTCTCCGGCTACGTCGCCCGAGAGACGGACCTCCAGCGAGGAGAGTCCTGCCCGGGCGACTCGCACGCGTGGATCGAGATCTGGGACGGCGCCTGGCTGCCCTACGACCCGACGAACCTCACCCCGGTCGGCCTCGACCACGTCGTCGTCGGCCGTGGGCGCGACTACGACGACGTCGCGCCCTTCCGCGGCATGTACGCCGGCCCGGAGGTCTCCGAGCTCGACGTCGAGATCACCTTCACGCGCGTCAGCTGA
- a CDS encoding 5-oxoprolinase/urea amidolyase family protein, which produces MRLLPAGSAAVLAEVGSLAESRALHAALAAEVEGGGLPGVLDLVPAARTVIVTFDPRVTTTKGVAGRVAAVAGALGRPTGSGPARTHELSVVYDGADLTVVAASLGMSVEEVVERHASTSWEVAFAGFAPGFGYLAGDDSLRVPRRSSPRTAVPAGSVALADTWCGIYPRTTPGGWQLVGRTDAPLWDIDRLSPALLAPGDRVRFVPVDHLPGALEDGAPARAPEGLAPGARRAVEVLEAGPLATLQDLGRPGYAAVGLGRSGAADLTSHALALRLTGCATDAATVEVTLGGLVARAREDLLVAVTGATAAITVDGRAVAPSSVVRWPGGSVLRIDRPVHGLRSYLAVSGGWLRDPVLGSRAYDTLSGTGPAPLRPGDVLAAGEAGTDVRLAVDHAATGPADPRRLVAAPSVLFVEPGPRADWFTDAAWQALTTAEWTVTADVDRVGARLRGPALGRAVTDELPSEGVVRGSVQVSSDGQPTLFLSDHPVTGGYPVIAVLTAESCDRAAQLVPGARVRLSPAGAPGARRAPRR; this is translated from the coding sequence ATGCGTCTGCTGCCCGCCGGCTCGGCCGCCGTCCTCGCCGAGGTCGGCTCCCTCGCCGAGAGCCGGGCGCTGCACGCCGCGCTGGCCGCCGAGGTCGAGGGCGGCGGGCTGCCCGGGGTCCTCGACCTCGTCCCGGCGGCCCGGACCGTCATCGTCACCTTCGACCCGCGGGTCACGACGACGAAGGGGGTGGCCGGCCGGGTCGCCGCTGTCGCCGGCGCCCTCGGCCGGCCCACGGGGTCGGGGCCGGCCCGGACCCACGAGCTCTCCGTGGTCTACGACGGCGCGGACCTCACGGTCGTCGCCGCGTCCCTCGGCATGTCCGTCGAGGAGGTCGTGGAGCGCCACGCCAGCACCTCGTGGGAGGTCGCCTTCGCCGGCTTCGCCCCGGGTTTCGGTTACCTCGCCGGGGACGACTCGCTCCGAGTTCCCCGGCGGTCCTCCCCACGGACCGCTGTGCCCGCCGGCTCGGTGGCGCTGGCGGACACGTGGTGCGGCATCTACCCGCGCACCACCCCCGGCGGGTGGCAGCTCGTGGGCCGCACGGACGCGCCGTTGTGGGACATCGACCGGCTGTCCCCGGCACTCCTCGCGCCCGGGGACAGGGTGCGTTTCGTCCCCGTCGACCACCTGCCGGGGGCGCTCGAGGACGGCGCCCCGGCACGTGCCCCGGAGGGTCTCGCGCCGGGCGCCCGCCGCGCCGTCGAGGTGCTCGAGGCCGGCCCGCTCGCCACCCTTCAGGACCTCGGCCGTCCGGGGTATGCCGCGGTCGGGCTCGGGCGCTCGGGGGCGGCCGATCTCACCTCGCACGCCCTGGCGCTGCGACTCACCGGGTGCGCGACCGACGCGGCCACCGTCGAGGTGACCCTGGGCGGTCTCGTGGCCCGGGCCCGCGAGGACCTCCTCGTCGCCGTCACCGGCGCCACGGCAGCGATCACTGTCGACGGCCGGGCGGTGGCCCCGTCGTCCGTCGTGCGCTGGCCGGGCGGGTCGGTCCTGCGGATCGACCGGCCGGTGCACGGCCTGCGCTCCTACCTCGCGGTCTCGGGCGGCTGGCTGCGCGACCCCGTCCTCGGGTCGCGCGCCTACGACACCCTCTCGGGGACGGGCCCGGCGCCGCTGCGCCCGGGCGACGTCCTCGCCGCCGGTGAGGCGGGCACCGACGTCCGGCTCGCCGTCGACCACGCGGCGACCGGACCGGCCGATCCCCGGCGGCTCGTCGCTGCGCCCTCCGTGCTCTTCGTGGAGCCGGGCCCGCGGGCGGACTGGTTCACCGACGCCGCCTGGCAGGCCCTGACGACCGCGGAGTGGACCGTGACCGCCGACGTCGACCGGGTCGGGGCGCGGCTGCGCGGACCGGCCCTCGGGCGGGCGGTCACCGACGAGCTGCCGAGCGAAGGCGTGGTGCGCGGCTCGGTCCAGGTGAGCAGCGACGGGCAGCCCACGCTCTTCCTGAGTGACCACCCGGTGACGGGGGGCTACCCCGTCATCGCGGTGCTCACCGCGGAGTCGTGCGACCGCGCAGCCCAGCTCGTGCCGGGCGCGCGGGTGCGGCTCAGTCCCGCTGGTGCTCCGGGAGCGCGTCGAGCGCCTCGGCGATGA
- a CDS encoding regulatory protein RecX codes for MPEHDPAARSASLEELRAAVARAEQGGRPEQRPTSDGPPPPEPQDADADPHAVARAVVLRQLTGSPKSRSQLAQALRRKGCPDDVAEAVLDRFEEVGLVDDEAYAQMFVRSKQSGRGLARRALQHELRSKGVDDEIARGVIDDIDPDTEREIARGLVEKKLRSLHGLDRQVQVRRLAGLLARKGYGAEVSRQVIAEALDALPEHQRD; via the coding sequence GTGCCTGAGCACGACCCGGCCGCACGCAGCGCCTCCCTCGAGGAGCTGCGTGCGGCCGTCGCGCGTGCGGAGCAGGGCGGGCGACCGGAGCAGCGCCCGACGTCCGACGGGCCGCCGCCGCCCGAGCCGCAGGATGCCGACGCCGACCCGCACGCCGTGGCTCGGGCGGTCGTCCTGCGCCAGCTCACCGGCTCGCCGAAGTCGCGCTCCCAGCTCGCCCAGGCCCTGCGGCGCAAGGGCTGCCCGGATGACGTCGCCGAGGCGGTGCTCGACCGGTTCGAGGAGGTCGGGCTCGTCGATGACGAGGCCTACGCACAGATGTTCGTGAGGTCTAAGCAGTCCGGCCGGGGCCTGGCCCGTCGCGCCCTCCAGCACGAGCTCCGCTCGAAGGGGGTGGACGACGAGATCGCCCGCGGCGTGATCGACGACATCGACCCCGACACGGAGCGCGAGATCGCGCGCGGGCTGGTCGAGAAGAAGCTCCGCTCGCTGCACGGCCTCGACCGGCAGGTCCAGGTCCGGCGCCTCGCGGGGCTGCTCGCCCGCAAGGGCTACGGCGCCGAGGTCAGCCGTCAGGTCATCGCCGAGGCGCTCGACGCGCTCCCGGAGCACCAGCGGGACTGA
- a CDS encoding glutamine amidotransferase: MRPFLLLATRADDPAADDEYAGFLRYSGLVEHQLVRHRLEAAPLGDLDLDAWSGIIVGGSPFNVSDEAKGEVQRRVEADLARIARRVVEEDFPFLGACFGVGVLGSTHGGVVDRTFSEPPTSIEITQTEAGQNDPLLAGIPSPFHAIVGHKEACRVLPDGATLLAAGAACPVQMFRMGKNVYATQFHPELDADSLETRLEIYAGQGYCEPEEAIHLVAQARAADVSSVSLVLRNFVGRYAR; the protein is encoded by the coding sequence GTGAGGCCCTTCCTGCTGCTCGCCACCCGCGCCGACGACCCCGCCGCGGACGACGAGTACGCCGGCTTCCTGCGCTACTCCGGGCTCGTCGAGCACCAGCTCGTCCGGCACCGCCTCGAGGCCGCGCCGCTGGGCGACCTCGACCTCGACGCGTGGAGCGGGATCATCGTCGGTGGCTCCCCCTTCAACGTCTCCGACGAGGCGAAGGGCGAGGTGCAGCGGCGCGTCGAGGCCGACCTGGCACGGATCGCCCGGCGCGTCGTCGAGGAGGACTTCCCCTTCCTCGGCGCGTGCTTCGGCGTCGGTGTCCTCGGCTCGACCCACGGCGGGGTCGTCGACCGGACCTTCTCCGAGCCCCCGACCTCGATCGAGATCACCCAGACCGAGGCCGGTCAGAACGACCCGCTCCTGGCGGGGATCCCCTCGCCCTTCCACGCGATCGTCGGCCACAAGGAGGCCTGCCGGGTCCTCCCGGACGGTGCGACCCTGCTCGCCGCCGGCGCCGCCTGCCCGGTCCAGATGTTCCGCATGGGCAAGAACGTCTACGCGACGCAGTTCCACCCCGAGCTCGACGCCGACAGCCTCGAGACCCGGCTCGAGATCTACGCCGGGCAGGGCTACTGCGAGCCGGAGGAGGCGATCCACCTCGTCGCCCAGGCCCGCGCCGCCGACGTCTCGTCGGTCAGCCTCGTCCTGCGCAACTTCGTCGGCCGCTACGCCCGCTGA